The following proteins are co-located in the Salinirubrum litoreum genome:
- a CDS encoding C2H2-type zinc finger protein encodes MPSKRHHRCNLCGRDFETGQELESHVDRRHPKDDVHWWVVAEDPSHDLRFSRR; translated from the coding sequence ATGCCCTCGAAGCGTCACCACCGCTGTAATCTCTGTGGCCGTGACTTCGAAACCGGCCAGGAGTTAGAGAGTCACGTCGACCGCCGGCACCCGAAAGACGACGTTCACTGGTGGGTCGTCGCCGAAGACCCGAGCCACGACCTCCGGTTCAGTCGACGCTGA
- a CDS encoding DUF7537 family lipoprotein: MTRTQILSIALALLLVLAGCTGADVPTDATPTGGGSGGGGGSGGAGDSGADDEFDVADPETILREAGSFTSTWTFTVTEVDGETTTMSNSYRVDVAGNRTSEVLSVEGASATSYERFVADGTSYTRFGEDEEVFYQVTPFAGDPIDVALSRGAAFAYDDLSDAEMVGTETFDGVSVTRYEYRDPLLWRQYGTSAFGGEENVTVTDFVLMSLVDEDGLARSTGWTLVGETESGEEVRAEWRFELTDVGSTTVPDPDWLEEAESRSETAVGY; the protein is encoded by the coding sequence ATGACACGAACACAGATACTCTCGATAGCACTGGCGCTACTGCTCGTGCTCGCGGGCTGTACCGGCGCGGACGTACCGACCGACGCGACACCCACTGGGGGTGGATCCGGCGGCGGTGGCGGCTCCGGCGGGGCCGGCGACTCCGGTGCGGACGACGAGTTCGACGTGGCGGACCCCGAGACCATCCTGCGTGAGGCGGGCAGTTTCACGAGCACGTGGACCTTCACCGTGACGGAGGTAGACGGTGAGACCACCACGATGTCGAACAGCTACCGGGTGGACGTCGCGGGCAACCGAACCAGCGAGGTCCTCTCGGTGGAGGGTGCGTCGGCGACGAGCTACGAGCGCTTCGTCGCGGACGGGACGAGCTACACCCGGTTCGGCGAGGACGAGGAGGTCTTCTACCAGGTGACGCCCTTCGCGGGTGATCCGATCGACGTCGCCCTCTCGCGCGGTGCGGCCTTCGCCTACGACGACCTCTCGGACGCCGAGATGGTCGGCACCGAGACCTTCGACGGCGTCTCCGTCACGCGCTACGAGTACCGCGATCCGCTGCTCTGGCGGCAGTACGGCACCTCGGCGTTCGGCGGCGAGGAGAACGTGACCGTCACCGACTTCGTGCTGATGAGCCTCGTGGACGAGGACGGACTGGCACGCTCGACCGGGTGGACGCTGGTCGGCGAGACCGAGTCGGGTGAGGAAGTGCGCGCCGAGTGGCGCTTCGAGTTGACCGACGTCGGCTCGACGACGGTCCCCGACCCGGACTGGCTCGAGGAGGCGGAGAGTCGCTCCGAGACAGCAGTCGGGTACTAG
- the fer gene encoding ferredoxin Fer: MATPFEVLGVDPDADDGEIVDAYRQRVKESHPDHGGSAEEFQRVQDAYARIQAGDVDDELEVAEAAGDRSDGSGESAESDGSDSADGSESDPEDADAEQTGARVEYLDYQAIVDLGWSLDDEDLFEKASETDLDPVDYGRFVVEEGETLLEAAEARGFAWPYACRGGACSNCAVAVVEGEMPDQRGHILPREMLDRGFRLSCLDGPVSDDLRVVFNVKHLPDLDELRLPTGRFGQASPTD, encoded by the coding sequence GTGGCAACCCCGTTCGAGGTACTCGGTGTCGACCCGGACGCCGACGACGGTGAGATCGTGGACGCGTACCGCCAGCGTGTGAAGGAGTCACACCCCGATCACGGCGGCTCCGCCGAGGAGTTCCAGCGCGTCCAGGACGCCTACGCCCGGATTCAAGCCGGCGACGTGGACGACGAACTCGAAGTCGCCGAAGCGGCGGGCGACAGGAGTGACGGGTCGGGCGAAAGCGCCGAGAGCGACGGCAGTGACAGCGCCGACGGGAGCGAGTCCGACCCGGAGGACGCGGACGCCGAGCAGACCGGCGCACGCGTCGAGTATCTCGACTATCAGGCGATCGTCGACCTGGGGTGGAGTCTGGACGACGAGGACCTCTTCGAGAAGGCGAGCGAGACCGACCTGGACCCGGTCGATTACGGTCGGTTCGTCGTCGAGGAGGGTGAGACACTGCTGGAGGCCGCCGAGGCGCGGGGCTTCGCCTGGCCCTACGCCTGCCGGGGCGGAGCCTGCTCGAACTGCGCGGTCGCGGTCGTCGAGGGGGAGATGCCCGACCAGCGCGGGCACATCCTCCCACGGGAGATGCTGGATCGCGGCTTCCGGCTCTCCTGTCTCGACGGGCCGGTCTCCGACGACCTCCGGGTCGTCTTCAACGTGAAACACCTGCCCGACCTGGACGAACTCCGACTCCCGACCGGGCGGTTCGGACAGGCGTCACCCACGGACTGA
- a CDS encoding DUF7504 family protein: MSLGGSPRGPKSEFDEALDDLRDGATILVDCGLPDRELREAARKFFGRAGVSRPRVLLLSEPTVGETDDWFPTDRSDSARHVVDVRPPARSASVVDDVSWDGGNRDLEDVTSDLLQTVVTATMCRDYPGDLRVVTDLRGLVRRHATDSVEQFGRSVAGTVTGSGGRLHLLVNRSAGPVYGRLRDFADAEVELEVRDTQLAQRWTLPDYGTTPWMRF, translated from the coding sequence ATGAGTCTCGGGGGGTCACCACGCGGGCCGAAGTCGGAGTTCGACGAGGCGCTCGACGACCTGCGGGACGGGGCGACCATCCTCGTCGACTGTGGCCTCCCGGACCGGGAACTCCGCGAGGCCGCCCGGAAGTTCTTCGGCCGGGCGGGCGTCTCCCGACCGCGTGTCCTCCTGCTGTCGGAACCGACTGTCGGCGAGACGGACGACTGGTTCCCCACGGATCGGTCGGACTCGGCACGCCACGTCGTCGACGTTCGTCCGCCCGCCCGGTCGGCGAGTGTCGTCGACGACGTGTCGTGGGACGGCGGGAACCGGGACCTCGAAGACGTGACGAGCGATCTCCTCCAGACGGTCGTCACCGCGACGATGTGTCGAGACTACCCCGGCGACCTGCGGGTCGTCACAGACCTGCGTGGACTGGTCCGCCGGCACGCCACAGACAGCGTCGAGCAGTTCGGCCGGTCGGTCGCCGGGACGGTCACGGGGTCGGGTGGGCGACTCCACCTGCTCGTGAACCGGTCTGCCGGGCCGGTGTACGGCCGACTGCGGGACTTCGCCGACGCCGAAGTCGAACTGGAGGTGCGCGACACACAACTCGCGCAACGGTGGACCCTCCCCGACTACGGGACGACGCCGTGGATGCGATTTTGA
- a CDS encoding MATE family efflux transporter, translating into MDSRHPLVAFLAGLLARAGIIEESRLRETTALAWPRVVTGFAIMSKRTVDLAVVGIAVGPTAVAGVTLANAYWAVGKFAFIGLAGGTISLVSQNYGGGDDDRARQAVEASILVTLLLAVPVALLYALEADTLVSLFGLGRDSLGGETLGYGAVYLAVIAPGLVFEALNLVASRTYAGVGDTRTPMAMRVSGALLNILLSGVLVLGLGYGVAGAAVGTTVSTVIVACVFAWGMTGRSYLGRGASPLPLRFAGLPDLALVRQLVRIGGPLVARRVAQAGVVFPLLAIAAVFGPVAVAAVGVARQVRGLLDSFGWGFSIASSTLVGQALGDGAETDAATYGWEITKLSAVVYVLAGVAVVAVAEPVAGVFVDPADVPLTAAFVAVAALSVIPLGIDGSVTGTLRGAGDTTIPFLATLAGLYLVALPVAWAGTVTALGVVGLQLALLAETTVPALVTLARFRSGAWQARSRAFRPDAGATETD; encoded by the coding sequence GTGGACAGCCGCCACCCACTCGTCGCGTTTCTCGCCGGCCTCCTCGCACGCGCTGGCATCATCGAGGAGTCCCGACTCAGAGAGACCACCGCGCTCGCGTGGCCCCGCGTGGTCACCGGCTTCGCCATCATGTCGAAGCGCACCGTCGACCTCGCGGTCGTCGGCATCGCGGTCGGTCCCACCGCAGTCGCCGGCGTCACCCTCGCCAACGCCTACTGGGCGGTCGGGAAGTTCGCCTTCATCGGCCTGGCGGGCGGGACCATCTCGCTCGTCTCGCAGAACTACGGCGGCGGCGACGACGACCGGGCACGACAGGCCGTCGAAGCCAGTATCCTCGTCACCCTCCTGCTCGCGGTGCCGGTCGCGCTCCTCTACGCACTCGAAGCCGACACGCTCGTCTCGCTGTTCGGTCTCGGCCGCGACTCTCTCGGCGGCGAGACGCTCGGCTACGGGGCGGTCTACCTCGCAGTGATCGCCCCCGGTCTCGTCTTCGAGGCGCTGAACCTCGTCGCCTCCAGGACGTACGCCGGGGTCGGCGACACCCGCACCCCGATGGCGATGCGCGTCTCCGGGGCCCTCCTGAACATTCTCCTCTCTGGCGTCCTAGTCCTCGGTCTCGGCTACGGCGTGGCCGGCGCGGCGGTCGGCACCACCGTCTCCACGGTGATCGTCGCCTGCGTCTTCGCGTGGGGGATGACCGGGCGTTCGTATCTCGGCCGGGGCGCGAGTCCGCTCCCGCTCCGCTTCGCTGGCCTGCCGGATCTCGCACTCGTCCGGCAACTCGTCCGGATCGGCGGGCCACTCGTCGCGCGCCGGGTCGCACAGGCGGGTGTCGTCTTCCCACTGCTCGCCATCGCGGCCGTCTTCGGTCCGGTCGCGGTCGCCGCCGTGGGGGTCGCCAGACAGGTGCGTGGCCTGCTGGACAGTTTCGGCTGGGGGTTCTCCATCGCGTCCTCGACGCTCGTCGGGCAGGCACTCGGCGACGGGGCGGAGACCGACGCCGCGACCTACGGCTGGGAGATCACGAAACTCTCTGCGGTCGTCTACGTCCTCGCCGGCGTCGCGGTCGTGGCGGTCGCAGAACCGGTCGCCGGCGTCTTCGTCGATCCGGCCGACGTCCCACTGACCGCCGCGTTCGTCGCGGTCGCCGCGCTCAGCGTGATCCCGCTGGGCATCGACGGTTCCGTGACGGGCACCTTACGCGGGGCGGGCGACACGACGATCCCGTTTCTCGCCACCCTCGCGGGGCTGTATCTCGTCGCGCTCCCGGTCGCGTGGGCCGGGACCGTGACCGCACTCGGCGTCGTCGGCCTCCAACTCGCACTGCTCGCGGAGACGACCGTCCCGGCACTCGTGACGCTCGCGCGCTTCCGGAGCGGCGCGTGGCAGGCGAGGAGCAGGGCGTTCCGCCCGGACGCGGGCGCGACCGAGACGGACTAG
- a CDS encoding SDR family NAD(P)-dependent oxidoreductase, whose protein sequence is MSTSPLDLAGVRDVDLSGTTALVTGSTSGIGRLAAVALGDLGASVIVHGRDESAGRNVVADIESRGATAQFVAADFTSVSSVRTLAETVRSETDGLDLLVNNAGGVFRDGGLTDLGVERTFHVNHLSPYLLTTELLDHLAPGARVVTTASAAHQGATLDLDAVSRPDGFSTFGAYSHSKLANVLFSAELARRLDATGRDVTANSVHPGAIPGSGFMRFLPGPLPRLVQALDRLPGITSVADGAAELLYLAVSPRAGDLSGRYFSNQRPTEPSREARDPENARRLWVRSAELLDIDEPLVAGRKSD, encoded by the coding sequence GTGAGCACTTCACCCCTCGACCTCGCGGGCGTCCGCGACGTCGACCTGTCCGGGACGACGGCCCTCGTCACGGGGTCGACGAGTGGCATCGGCCGACTCGCCGCAGTGGCACTCGGCGACCTCGGCGCGAGCGTGATCGTCCACGGCCGCGACGAGTCGGCCGGGCGGAACGTGGTCGCCGACATCGAGTCACGCGGCGCGACTGCACAGTTCGTCGCGGCGGACTTCACCAGCGTCTCCTCTGTCCGGACCCTCGCGGAGACGGTCCGGAGCGAGACCGACGGACTCGACCTGCTGGTGAACAACGCCGGCGGCGTCTTCCGCGACGGCGGACTGACCGACCTCGGCGTCGAGCGCACCTTCCACGTCAACCACCTGTCGCCGTACCTGTTGACGACCGAACTCCTCGATCACCTCGCTCCGGGCGCGCGAGTCGTCACCACGGCGTCGGCCGCCCACCAGGGCGCGACCCTCGACCTCGACGCGGTGTCACGTCCCGACGGGTTCTCGACGTTCGGCGCGTACAGCCACTCGAAACTGGCGAACGTCCTCTTCTCGGCGGAACTCGCGCGCCGACTCGACGCGACGGGGAGAGACGTGACCGCGAACAGCGTCCACCCCGGCGCGATCCCCGGCAGTGGCTTTATGCGCTTTCTCCCCGGGCCACTGCCGCGACTCGTGCAGGCGCTCGATCGACTCCCGGGTATCACGTCGGTCGCGGACGGCGCAGCAGAACTGCTCTATCTCGCCGTCTCGCCTCGCGCGGGCGACCTGTCCGGGCGGTACTTCTCGAACCAGCGACCGACCGAACCGTCACGCGAGGCGCGCGATCCGGAGAACGCCCGCCGGTTGTGGGTCCGGAGCGCCGAGTTGTTGGACATCGACGAACCGCTCGTCGCGGGCCGCAAATCCGACTGA
- a CDS encoding DUF2267 domain-containing protein produces MDFDEFTGTIQHRLELPGTGETVRAIRATLSTLGQRIPAGAAEDFAASLPMEIGWYMTGAVSEHGQRFDWREFLDRVSEIEGAEPADAAHHARVIVDLSASIVPESDLQQLRDQLPESDADENWGQLFELVDAGGWEATRGE; encoded by the coding sequence ATGGACTTCGACGAATTCACCGGCACGATCCAGCACCGCCTCGAACTGCCCGGCACCGGCGAGACGGTCCGGGCGATACGCGCGACGCTCTCGACACTCGGTCAGCGTATCCCGGCCGGGGCCGCCGAGGACTTCGCGGCCTCCCTCCCGATGGAGATCGGCTGGTACATGACCGGTGCGGTGTCGGAACACGGCCAGCGGTTCGACTGGCGGGAGTTCCTCGACCGGGTGAGCGAGATCGAAGGGGCGGAGCCAGCAGACGCGGCCCACCACGCCCGCGTGATCGTCGATCTCTCGGCGAGTATCGTCCCCGAGTCGGACCTCCAGCAACTCCGCGACCAACTGCCGGAGTCGGACGCCGACGAGAACTGGGGCCAACTGTTCGAACTCGTCGACGCGGGCGGGTGGGAGGCGACACGCGGCGAGTGA
- a CDS encoding CHAT domain-containing protein, whose protein sequence is MDAILIDIEETEHGVEIFDQIQRTRFELHFDGAVGPAETDVFEFPAKEAVRLETGRVTVPTSATVWARSDGEHCATTTVDDPEVEIPLESGLLQLNVISAPMKVYLVATGPVSVQTGSSKTVIATEGDGFTLGVRSPHDLPAATVTTTDDPVDFMRAVSTFGSGLQTTSPERSWQTLRGHPPELQLGDELDIPTHLDRPQTDIQIEVPPALESVFAVSTLAYYLGAEVVPASEESTLIVGDSRYRLGAEVPLHREASELLRHLFLMDTIVRTEGIYRIDLHERSELTKEVELDVPELYSLPIAARTNEYLDVDRRVSANCLSGWPVTTTVTPTAENGTLLPYLVDELSLVHPPETKEVVEATPTLEGFLRSDNDAPARQLLSASDVETPRHQWVGRDLPLHASRPTKESFRRRLQRTPKEEAEISITVVCNDDQMLDELSADLYPDPELISFDLSTRTQLTRDELTQVFRGTDDFVHYIGHGREDGVQCSDGWLDLREIAETGVEAFLLNGCQSLRQGEALVEAGAIGGVVSLSDVGNTRASRLGRELSKLLAYGHSLGISLHVLRQVDLAQQFAVVGLDGFSLCQCPDGAPKLLHVRDLSAPVVASMYAYQTELFKLGSVTRPHLDGTDWYLNTGYIDEYEISSEESHDFFTASNFPVIVDGTLRWSQQLFTD, encoded by the coding sequence GTGGATGCGATTTTGATCGACATCGAGGAGACCGAGCACGGTGTCGAGATATTCGATCAGATCCAGCGGACGCGCTTCGAGTTACACTTCGACGGTGCGGTCGGTCCGGCGGAGACGGACGTATTCGAGTTTCCAGCCAAGGAGGCCGTTCGCCTCGAGACAGGGCGGGTGACGGTCCCCACGTCGGCGACGGTGTGGGCACGCTCCGACGGGGAACACTGTGCAACGACGACGGTCGACGATCCGGAAGTAGAGATCCCACTCGAGTCCGGACTGCTCCAGTTGAACGTCATCAGTGCCCCGATGAAGGTGTATCTGGTCGCGACTGGGCCCGTCTCCGTGCAGACCGGGTCTTCGAAGACAGTCATCGCTACCGAGGGAGACGGGTTCACACTGGGAGTCCGGTCGCCACACGACTTGCCTGCCGCCACAGTGACCACGACCGACGATCCGGTCGACTTCATGCGTGCAGTCTCCACGTTCGGCTCCGGATTACAGACGACGAGCCCAGAGCGCTCGTGGCAGACGCTCCGCGGCCATCCGCCGGAACTACAGCTCGGCGACGAACTCGACATCCCGACCCACCTGGACCGGCCACAGACGGACATTCAGATCGAGGTGCCACCAGCACTCGAATCCGTCTTCGCTGTCAGTACGTTGGCCTACTACCTCGGCGCAGAGGTCGTCCCGGCCAGCGAGGAGTCGACACTGATCGTCGGCGACTCCCGCTATCGACTGGGGGCGGAAGTCCCACTCCATCGGGAGGCGTCAGAGCTGCTCAGACATCTGTTTCTCATGGATACGATCGTCCGAACCGAGGGAATCTACCGGATCGATCTCCACGAACGCAGCGAACTGACGAAGGAAGTGGAACTGGACGTCCCCGAGTTGTACTCGCTCCCCATCGCGGCCCGAACCAACGAGTATCTCGACGTCGACCGACGTGTCAGTGCGAACTGTCTCTCGGGGTGGCCAGTGACGACGACCGTGACGCCGACCGCCGAGAACGGAACGTTACTCCCCTACCTGGTCGACGAACTCTCTCTCGTCCACCCGCCAGAGACGAAAGAAGTCGTCGAGGCCACGCCGACGCTGGAGGGGTTTCTCCGGAGCGACAACGACGCCCCGGCACGGCAACTTCTGTCCGCGTCCGACGTGGAGACCCCCCGGCACCAGTGGGTCGGGAGGGACCTCCCGCTCCACGCCAGTCGTCCGACGAAGGAGTCGTTCAGACGCCGGTTGCAGCGGACGCCGAAAGAAGAGGCCGAGATATCGATCACGGTCGTCTGTAACGACGATCAGATGCTCGACGAACTCTCGGCGGACCTGTATCCGGACCCCGAGTTGATCTCGTTCGACCTCTCGACCAGAACTCAGCTCACGAGAGACGAACTCACACAGGTCTTTCGCGGGACGGACGACTTCGTCCACTACATCGGCCACGGACGGGAAGACGGCGTTCAGTGTTCCGACGGGTGGCTCGACCTCCGGGAGATAGCGGAAACGGGGGTGGAAGCGTTTCTGCTCAACGGCTGTCAGTCACTCCGGCAAGGCGAAGCACTCGTGGAGGCTGGTGCCATCGGTGGCGTAGTGAGTCTGAGCGACGTCGGGAACACCCGTGCTTCGAGGCTGGGTCGGGAACTGAGCAAACTCCTGGCGTACGGTCACTCTCTGGGTATCTCGCTCCACGTTCTCCGGCAGGTCGACCTGGCACAGCAGTTCGCAGTCGTCGGACTCGATGGGTTCTCGCTGTGTCAATGCCCGGACGGTGCACCGAAACTACTCCACGTACGGGATCTATCAGCCCCCGTCGTCGCGTCCATGTACGCGTATCAGACCGAGTTGTTCAAGCTGGGGTCGGTCACTCGACCACACCTGGACGGAACAGACTGGTATCTGAACACGGGGTACATAGACGAGTACGAGATATCGAGTGAGGAGAGTCACGACTTCTTCACCGCGTCCAACTTCCCAGTGATCGTCGACGGAACGCTACGGTGGTCCCAACAGTTGTTCACCGACTGA
- a CDS encoding FAD-dependent oxidoreductase: METDQTTADVVVVGGGVAGLSAATFTARADLDTLVLDAGGSILRRNAHLENVPGFPAGIDARLFLDLLSEQAERAGCRRVEATVTRLRQRDHEPDRPRFTVETADGDRYESRYVVAATKNTVEYLTGVDGVELVDRGKTFVATDERGRTGVPGLYAAGRLAGKPHQAAVSAGHGAEVAVTLLEDDERPFYHDWVAPDGYFTDRGRDVPPGCEEIDATEREARDAESRTLLRDRLAEPHPSDQPTHPSLVDDEPSD, translated from the coding sequence ATGGAGACCGATCAGACGACGGCCGACGTGGTAGTAGTCGGTGGCGGCGTCGCCGGGTTGTCGGCGGCGACGTTCACCGCGCGGGCCGACCTCGACACCCTCGTCCTCGACGCCGGCGGGTCGATCCTCCGCCGGAACGCTCACCTGGAGAACGTCCCCGGCTTCCCCGCCGGGATCGACGCGCGCCTGTTTCTCGACTTACTCTCCGAGCAAGCCGAGCGTGCCGGGTGTCGGCGCGTCGAGGCGACAGTCACCCGCCTGCGCCAGCGGGACCACGAACCGGACCGCCCCCGTTTCACCGTCGAGACCGCAGACGGCGACCGGTACGAGTCGCGGTACGTCGTCGCCGCGACGAAGAACACGGTCGAGTACCTCACGGGGGTCGACGGCGTCGAACTCGTGGATCGCGGCAAGACGTTCGTCGCCACCGACGAACGCGGTCGGACCGGCGTGCCGGGACTGTACGCCGCCGGACGACTCGCCGGCAAGCCGCACCAGGCGGCCGTGAGCGCCGGCCACGGCGCGGAGGTCGCGGTGACGCTACTGGAAGACGACGAGCGACCCTTCTACCACGACTGGGTCGCCCCTGACGGCTACTTCACGGACCGCGGCCGGGACGTGCCGCCGGGTTGTGAGGAGATCGACGCGACCGAACGCGAGGCGCGAGACGCCGAGTCGCGCACGCTACTGCGGGACCGACTCGCCGAACCACATCCGTCGGACCAGCCGACACACCCCAGTCTCGTGGACGACGAGCCTTCGGACTAG
- a CDS encoding HTH domain-containing protein, which produces MTESGLAAVLTSRAVVQIVGSLARADDDRARSLREIAELSGVSTRTVRNHVDHLESVGLLAETDRGYRFGDTELADAFVGIETACWERVSAEQLEDSARQFWQ; this is translated from the coding sequence GTGACAGAGTCAGGACTGGCGGCGGTGCTCACGTCCAGAGCGGTGGTGCAGATCGTCGGGTCACTCGCGCGGGCGGACGACGACCGGGCGCGGTCGTTGCGGGAGATCGCGGAGCTATCGGGCGTCTCGACGCGGACGGTACGGAACCACGTCGACCATCTGGAGTCGGTCGGCCTCCTCGCAGAGACCGACCGTGGCTACCGATTCGGGGACACCGAACTCGCCGACGCGTTCGTCGGGATCGAGACCGCCTGCTGGGAGCGTGTTTCCGCCGAGCAACTAGAAGATTCAGCGCGTCAGTTCTGGCAGTGA
- a CDS encoding PAS domain-containing protein, whose protein sequence is MTGPPSNHPVVVALLVSEPVPAPLTELDTLDERVGVVSLGGDVAGDTLASVDPDCVVVVDDDRLPTRLSRVRSYDADLPVFVYRDDGAGATLDDPEVTGVLTRSEVVTALDTTGDAAEGEAVAPADSPVARLVSAMSDYRMPDDVRLRDIALDAVSVGVTITDPSKPDNPIVYANEQFTRLTGYPEHETLGRNCRFLQGPDTEPEALAEIRQAVDTGRPAFVELQNYRRDGTPFRNELQIIPVTVDGEVDKFLGLQRDVTERHRQTETETRLRETRREARTVAHDASESPVARIESILALGRAALDVENAHLVFVDRERDHHEIVRADGAETFERGETTSLSESYCRHSLDGANAFAFHDPEAVDLADDPAHDRHGMGCYLSEPVYRDGTLYGTLCFADRSPRAAFTEAERQFVALLSAHVGRLLAQARDEGSALRGERSSPRDE, encoded by the coding sequence ATGACCGGACCCCCGTCGAACCACCCAGTCGTCGTCGCCCTCCTCGTCTCCGAGCCAGTGCCAGCCCCGCTCACCGAACTCGATACGCTCGACGAGCGAGTCGGTGTGGTGTCGCTCGGCGGAGACGTGGCCGGAGACACACTCGCGTCGGTCGATCCCGACTGTGTGGTCGTCGTCGACGACGACCGACTCCCGACTCGGTTGTCGCGCGTCAGGTCGTACGACGCGGACCTGCCGGTGTTCGTCTACCGGGACGACGGGGCGGGGGCCACGCTGGACGACCCCGAGGTGACCGGCGTCCTGACGCGATCAGAAGTAGTCACCGCACTCGACACGACCGGCGACGCGGCGGAGGGCGAGGCGGTCGCTCCCGCCGACTCGCCGGTCGCCCGACTCGTCTCGGCGATGTCGGACTACCGGATGCCCGACGACGTCCGACTCCGCGACATCGCCCTCGACGCGGTGTCGGTCGGCGTGACGATCACCGACCCCTCGAAGCCGGACAACCCCATCGTCTACGCCAACGAGCAGTTCACCCGCCTCACCGGCTACCCGGAACACGAGACCCTCGGTCGCAACTGCCGGTTCCTGCAGGGTCCGGACACCGAACCGGAGGCACTCGCGGAGATTCGACAGGCAGTCGACACCGGCCGGCCGGCGTTCGTCGAACTGCAGAACTACCGGCGGGACGGCACCCCCTTCCGGAACGAACTCCAGATCATCCCCGTCACCGTCGACGGCGAGGTGGACAAGTTCCTCGGTCTTCAGCGCGACGTGACCGAGAGACACCGGCAGACCGAGACCGAGACCCGACTCCGTGAGACACGCCGCGAGGCGCGGACGGTCGCACACGACGCGAGCGAGTCGCCCGTCGCCCGCATCGAGTCGATACTCGCGCTGGGCCGGGCGGCCCTCGACGTGGAGAACGCGCACCTGGTCTTCGTCGACAGGGAGCGAGACCACCACGAGATCGTCCGCGCCGACGGTGCCGAGACGTTCGAGCGGGGGGAGACGACTTCGCTCTCGGAGTCGTACTGCCGGCACAGTCTCGACGGTGCGAACGCGTTCGCCTTCCACGACCCCGAGGCGGTTGACCTCGCCGACGATCCGGCACACGACCGCCACGGGATGGGCTGTTACCTCAGCGAACCGGTCTACCGCGACGGCACGCTGTACGGGACGCTCTGCTTCGCGGATCGGAGTCCACGGGCGGCGTTCACCGAGGCGGAACGCCAGTTCGTCGCGCTCCTCTCGGCACACGTGGGGCGACTGCTCGCACAGGCACGAGACGAGGGCTCGGCACTCCGCGGCGAGCGGTCGTCGCCGCGAGACGAGTGA
- a CDS encoding acyltransferase — translation MTKRHVSLPAEAEEGVQAFIDEVDERLSSEEDTCDVVQDVLVDLYGDREAYERWQKGKPVSAATRVRLQGYDPCNATLESEYYAEKDELRFKQSKYLQWLWRQFDATPMADNIEFALRFRQMLANHLFKECGDNCRFFKGISFTYGHNISLGDNVVVHDDVHLDDRGKLTIGDRVSISDSAHVYSHDHDIVDQTQVTNYHTIIDDDARVTFDTMIRAGCRVGKNAVVGAKASVQGDVPDHHIAVGSPAKSIKVKPGWESVAEPLEAGGENRSAERVVEYELPDDFDQFDEFQRDLTPPDPE, via the coding sequence ATGACCAAGCGACACGTCTCTCTCCCCGCCGAGGCGGAGGAAGGAGTACAGGCGTTCATCGACGAGGTGGACGAACGACTCTCCTCGGAGGAGGACACCTGCGACGTGGTGCAGGACGTTCTCGTCGATCTCTACGGGGACCGGGAGGCGTACGAGCGCTGGCAGAAGGGGAAACCCGTCTCGGCCGCGACGCGCGTCCGACTGCAGGGGTACGACCCCTGCAACGCCACGCTGGAGTCGGAGTACTACGCCGAGAAGGACGAACTCCGGTTCAAGCAGTCGAAGTACCTCCAGTGGCTCTGGCGGCAGTTCGACGCCACGCCGATGGCCGACAACATCGAGTTCGCGCTTCGCTTCCGCCAGATGCTCGCCAACCACCTGTTCAAGGAGTGCGGGGACAACTGTCGCTTCTTCAAGGGGATCAGCTTCACCTACGGCCACAACATCTCGCTGGGCGACAACGTTGTCGTCCACGACGACGTGCACCTCGACGACCGGGGGAAACTGACCATCGGCGACCGGGTGTCCATCTCCGACAGCGCGCACGTCTACTCACACGACCACGACATCGTGGACCAGACGCAGGTGACGAACTACCACACGATCATCGACGACGACGCGCGGGTCACCTTCGACACGATGATCCGGGCTGGCTGCCGGGTCGGCAAGAACGCCGTCGTCGGCGCGAAGGCGTCCGTACAGGGCGACGTCCCGGACCACCACATCGCGGTCGGGTCGCCGGCCAAGAGTATCAAGGTCAAGCCGGGGTGGGAGTCGGTGGCCGAACCGCTGGAGGCCGGCGGCGAGAACCGGAGCGCAGAGCGCGTGGTGGAGTACGAGTTGCCCGACGACTTCGACCAGTTCGACGAGTTCCAGCGCGATCTGACGCCACCGGACCCCGAGTAA